The Desulfotignum phosphitoxidans DSM 13687 nucleotide sequence AAAAGGCAAAAGCACTGCTGGCCTCCCACGAGGTCAAGAAAACACCAGTGGCCGAAGAAGCACTGGCCGCCCTGTAGCGGTTATTGGTTTCAAGCCGTTCATTTATTTTATACGCGACACAGCACAGACCGGATGGATACGACCTGTTTTATCCATCCGGTCTGCGCTGTTTTTCAGGTCCTGCTTCGGCGGGATTGAAAAATTTCATGGCCGCTCCCATCAGACTGATGACCACGGGCAGCAGATAATCGGATATGATGCCCGGCTCACCATGTTTATCCAATGGGCCGGGCACCATGACGATGTGGCTCAACGGGTATTTCTTTAAATTGGCCAGGCGGGCATCTTTGGCAAATCCCTGCTGGGTGATGACCACCATTCTTGCATAACGGGAACCAAATGTGGCCAGTTCATCCAACGCCGCATCAAAGCCCATCTCACTGGTGGCGTCAATGATGATCAGACAATCGTTGTCTGTGTCATACTCCGGTCTGAGTACGGGCAGATACCACTGATCATCCACATAAAACGGCAGGACCGCTTCCGGCGAAAACAGCATGGGTGTCCGGGATAAAAACGCATCCACAGATGCCCCGCCCAGATACCTTGTTTCCCATACCCGAACCTGTTTTTCCCCATGAATTTTAACCATGGGGTCCCGGGGTGCCAGTTTTCGATATTTTTCCTGCACCTGACAATCCACCAAAACCAGATGGGAATACGCGGAAACCCCGAAAGGATCGCTTTCCACGCCCCAGGATCGGGCTGCGGCAAATGCAATTTTCCAGGCAATGCAGTTACCCCGCATCCCCGTTAGAAACAATTGCTTCTTGTAGCTCAGATTTTCATGAAGGGTTTGCTGAATGCTGCGATGCAGGGCGCTGTCCGCCAGCAGGGTCTGAATAACCGGCAACAGCGTCTTGAAATGTGAAATAAACCGGGTGGCACGGCCGGGGAACTTATATGACATGATTTTTGCAAAAAACAGGGATAACGCCACATAGGTCTGCTCATACCGGCAAAACAGATCCGGGTGTTTTAAATAAAATGCCTGTAAAAGCACTTTCTGATCTTTTTTTTCGGAGATCACGGTGTTTTCCGGGCCGATCCATACCATGTTTTTATGCGGACGGGCAAACACGGCAGACACCCTCTCCGCGGCCGGTGTCTGAGACGCCACCACCACCATCAGACTGTCTCCCAACGTGACCCCTCTGAGTTTTTCGGCAAATTCCACCTGAACGGGAATTCCCAGAAACGGTTCCCACAATCTGGCCAGATTCATGCATCCGGCTTCCGCCTGCTTGTCCATGGGAACAAAAATCAATACCCCGTCTTCGGCCAGGTTTGTGAAAATCAGGTCTGCCAGCCCGGCCAGCACCTTGTTTTCAGGCCGGTCTTCAGGCAAAGAGAACATCCCTGAAAATGCGTCGGGTTCATTCAGAATACGTCCGAGTGCCAGCAGATCCTGATAAAACCTTTTTTCAACGGGATCTGATGCCAGCGTCAGCCAGCACAGGGACCCGGACCGGGGTACCACCGGATACATCCCAAAACCCAGATTGTCCTGTTTTTGATCCATATCATCCAGAATATCTGAATAGGACCGGTCTTTGCCGTTCCGGGTCCGGCCGGCGGTCACGGATTTGGCCATGTTCCGGGGCATTTCATTGGCCCGTCTGCCATGGGTCTGGCCAAAATAAAATCCCAGCAGAAACAGAACCGACAGATCCACAAAAGGTTGAAAATGATCCGGCAGCTTGGGCACCAGGATCACCTGCTGGGCAAACCGCTGAATCTCTTCCAGTTCCCGGTTCAGGTAGGTGATGGCAAAAAATGTCCGGCCGGTTTCATGCAGGGCCGCCATGAACCGGACCGCCTCATCCAGGCGGTGACGGCTGGTGGCCAGTACCAGAACGAACTCGTCTTCAGCCACAGGAAAGTTTAAAAACAGCTCCTGTTCCGAATAATCCACGGCATTTCCCAAAGAGGTCCAGGCATTAAGTTCCAGGTTCAATGCGCCGATTCTCGCAGCCCCCACATCGTGGTAGGCATCCACAACATAGTGCAGCACCGAGTTTCCGGAAGCAGCGGCAATCTCTTTGCAGAAACGGGTCACATCCGGATTTTTAAAAAGATCGTCCAGGTGGGCCGGAACCGGAAGGATCTCTTTGACCCGTTCACCCACGACATCCCGGGTGCCGGGCGTGGCAAGGCAGATGGACAGACAAAACAGATCCAGGGTCAGCAGCATGCACAGCGCACTTTTCAAGGGGGCCACGGTCACCTCTTCACCGCTGTATACCGGGATGACACCGGCACTTTTCCTCACCACCAGGGCCATGTCTGAAAACGGTTTTTCCGTGATGCCCACCATGAGAATATGGTGCTTGAGCAACACCCCGGCAAAATCGATCATATCCGAGGTGGTACCGGACCAGGAAACCATGACGACCAGGTCCCTGTCCGGGTTGATGGCAGTTCTGACATCAGCGAAATCCTGGGGAGCGGCCACCAGCAGATTGACTGTGGGGAAAAACGGCTCCATGGTTTTTTCAGCGATTTCCGCCACCATATAGCTGAATCCCGTGCCCACCAGAATGATCCGGTTCAAATTTGTCAGACCGCTGCCGAAGCGTCTTTCCAGCAGGCGCTGCCGGATATCGAACCGGGGCAGACATTGTTTAGTATCTGCGTATCGGTTCACAATATCCCCCATCAGGCCGGGAATTTCGTCCAGGTGCTCTTCATAAAACGTTTTGCCGAAATCTTTTTGAAACGATACCGGCGTAATCCAGGTTTGTTCGGGCCGGATGTCGGACCGGATCCTGCCGGAAAAATCTTGAATCTGCAGATGCCGTATTACCGCATCTTTACCGGCGGTTGTCTGAATCCGGGCAAAAATTTCAGGCTGGTCCAGCACATAGACATCCACCAGAAACGGTTTGAGCAGTTCTTTTTTGGCTTGTCTGAACCAGACATTTTCCGGCCGGGAATCAATACTTGAAAAATCGGATTCCACGATCATGGATTTTTTTGAATATGTTTTCATCAGCTTGAACAGCTTCACCCGGGTGGATCGGATCAGGGTCTGGGGAAACAGTCCCAAAGCGGCGTTGATATCCGATACCACCATGAAATCGGATGTGTCCCGGCGCTTGACAATATACACGGGCCGATGGTGGGCCGCCACAAACAGCCGGTCCGGTGACACCCGGCTGATGCCGGATACGGCAAACTGCCCGCCGGACTGGGTCATGGCCTGCACGGCTTTGATGAACGCCATTTCATCGATGTCATGGATGGTTTTGTTGCTCAGGGTCTTGAAAATGGTATAATCGATGGACTGACTGCAGATGGACAATTCCTCCAGTCCCAGTCGATGCTGGTCTTCAATGGTCCTGTACCGCTGATTTTCATGCCAGGCCGTTTCAAAATAATGCCCCCAGAGCATGGCAAACAATTCCGTGGAATTTTCCGTACGCAGCCCGATATTTGCCACCCGGGTGACATACTGGTGGATCCGGGACTCCACGTCTGAATCAAACTGCCCGTTGAGCACCACAGCACGAACCTTCTGACGGTCCATGAAGGGGTGGGCGTTGCGCACGGAAATGGCCGACTGAAGGGCCCAGCGGCCCTGGCCGATCACCGGCTGAACCATGGACAAAAGCAGCAGCGGATGGGTCGGGCCGGGGACATGGCCCGCAGGCAGATATGCACCGGCCGGGGCTGCCTGGGCCCGGTGCATGTAGATCTTTGTCTGGTAATGGGCCAGAACGGCCGTGACAGCCAGGCCATAAACATTGCAGGTGCGCTCGATCCGGTAAAGAATCTGCCAGTGCCGCACGGGACGATCCGTCTGGGCCTTCCAGAAGGTTTCAAAAATCAATTGAATATTTTCTGCCGCCTCCGGTGTCAGGCCGTTGAGAACCCAGGCATCCAGGTATCTGAATAGATGGGCAATGCCGTCTGTTGTATAGTCGGCAGGCAGAGTGATCCGGACTTTGCGAAGAAAATGCCAGACATATTTTCTGGCAAAAGGATTTTTCTGTCCCTGTTTGCTGACCACCCGCCGGGGACGGACCGGTGCCTCATCATAGGCATACCGGTTAAAGATAATCTGAAATTCATGAAACAGATCAGCCGGATCTACAGCCAGAGCACCTGATTTTTCCGCAGCATCCACCTGAACGGCCAGTTCGTTTCGGATCAGTTTTTCCACCACGGCCACGGGCAGGTCATACGTTTGGATCAGATAGTCCATCGCCGCTTTGAGCGCCTTGGGGGAATCAACGGCAAAGATTTTTCTGATCCGGGGGTCTCCACAGGTGCCCGGCATCACCTGGACCGGATTCTGCAAGTTTGTCATCTGAGACCAGGTGGGAAACGATGCGGCTTCATGGAAAGAAAACCCTTCATGGGCCAGCAGCCGTTTCTGGAACCGGGCGATGTAGCCGGCCTGGCTGTCCATATCATCTGCCATGAATGCCCCGGCCTGCAGATCGGTTTCCTCAAACACGGGATCCAGCATAAGCCGGTCGATCAGGTTTTCCACCGACCCCAGAGCCCGCCGTATTTTCAAAGGTTCCAGGTCACTGCCGACCAGTCCGATGCCCGTGCTGTCCGGCGCCCGGTAGATAATGGCCCACATCCCGGTCAAAATACGGGTCAACCGGTTCTGGGCATTGCCGTAATAGACCACAATACCGCACATATTCGCTTTCCTCCGGAATGATTACCCAAGCTGCCCATCTGATTTACCGGACTTTTACACGCCTTTGCATATTTCATCAACCCATCAGTTCTGTTTGGGTACCAGAACATTGAATTTTTTCCGGATAGCTGCATCGATATCATCCGGAATGTAGGCGGTTTTGTTGGCCAGCAGTTTTCTGGCAATGCCCAGGGCCCGCTGGCGGGCATCCATGGCACCTTCCTTTTTCCATCGATCCCGGTTTTTCCGGTCCGTCACGCCGTTGCCGTAGAAATATTCTTTGCGCATATGGGACATGGTGTGGGGCGCGGTCATGAAATTGCCGGCCGGGCCGATACTGTCTATGACTTCCAGGGCCAGATGTTCTTCATCCACGTCAATGCCGTTCAATACTTTGCAGCAGTTGCCGATGATCTCGTCATCGATGACAAACTGCTCATGGGCAATGGTGAGCATGGATTCCAGCATGCCGGCACTGTGATGGATGTAGTTGGAGCCGCCCATGGATGCCAGCACCGAGGTCAGGGCTTTTTCATACCCGGCCTGGGCATCGGGCACTTTGGCATCGGACAGACCCGAAGAGTTGTAGTTGGGCACCTTGATATGCCGGGACATCTGGTGGATGGCCGCGTTCATCATGCCGCATTCCACGGCCCCGCC carries:
- a CDS encoding SIS domain-containing protein, producing MCGIVVYYGNAQNRLTRILTGMWAIIYRAPDSTGIGLVGSDLEPLKIRRALGSVENLIDRLMLDPVFEETDLQAGAFMADDMDSQAGYIARFQKRLLAHEGFSFHEAASFPTWSQMTNLQNPVQVMPGTCGDPRIRKIFAVDSPKALKAAMDYLIQTYDLPVAVVEKLIRNELAVQVDAAEKSGALAVDPADLFHEFQIIFNRYAYDEAPVRPRRVVSKQGQKNPFARKYVWHFLRKVRITLPADYTTDGIAHLFRYLDAWVLNGLTPEAAENIQLIFETFWKAQTDRPVRHWQILYRIERTCNVYGLAVTAVLAHYQTKIYMHRAQAAPAGAYLPAGHVPGPTHPLLLLSMVQPVIGQGRWALQSAISVRNAHPFMDRQKVRAVVLNGQFDSDVESRIHQYVTRVANIGLRTENSTELFAMLWGHYFETAWHENQRYRTIEDQHRLGLEELSICSQSIDYTIFKTLSNKTIHDIDEMAFIKAVQAMTQSGGQFAVSGISRVSPDRLFVAAHHRPVYIVKRRDTSDFMVVSDINAALGLFPQTLIRSTRVKLFKLMKTYSKKSMIVESDFSSIDSRPENVWFRQAKKELLKPFLVDVYVLDQPEIFARIQTTAGKDAVIRHLQIQDFSGRIRSDIRPEQTWITPVSFQKDFGKTFYEEHLDEIPGLMGDIVNRYADTKQCLPRFDIRQRLLERRFGSGLTNLNRIILVGTGFSYMVAEIAEKTMEPFFPTVNLLVAAPQDFADVRTAINPDRDLVVMVSWSGTTSDMIDFAGVLLKHHILMVGITEKPFSDMALVVRKSAGVIPVYSGEEVTVAPLKSALCMLLTLDLFCLSICLATPGTRDVVGERVKEILPVPAHLDDLFKNPDVTRFCKEIAAASGNSVLHYVVDAYHDVGAARIGALNLELNAWTSLGNAVDYSEQELFLNFPVAEDEFVLVLATSRHRLDEAVRFMAALHETGRTFFAITYLNRELEEIQRFAQQVILVPKLPDHFQPFVDLSVLFLLGFYFGQTHGRRANEMPRNMAKSVTAGRTRNGKDRSYSDILDDMDQKQDNLGFGMYPVVPRSGSLCWLTLASDPVEKRFYQDLLALGRILNEPDAFSGMFSLPEDRPENKVLAGLADLIFTNLAEDGVLIFVPMDKQAEAGCMNLARLWEPFLGIPVQVEFAEKLRGVTLGDSLMVVVASQTPAAERVSAVFARPHKNMVWIGPENTVISEKKDQKVLLQAFYLKHPDLFCRYEQTYVALSLFFAKIMSYKFPGRATRFISHFKTLLPVIQTLLADSALHRSIQQTLHENLSYKKQLFLTGMRGNCIAWKIAFAAARSWGVESDPFGVSAYSHLVLVDCQVQEKYRKLAPRDPMVKIHGEKQVRVWETRYLGGASVDAFLSRTPMLFSPEAVLPFYVDDQWYLPVLRPEYDTDNDCLIIIDATSEMGFDAALDELATFGSRYARMVVITQQGFAKDARLANLKKYPLSHIVMVPGPLDKHGEPGIISDYLLPVVISLMGAAMKFFNPAEAGPEKQRRPDG